The Calderihabitans maritimus nucleotide sequence GTGTCAGCGGGAAAGATGTAATCCTGGTGGATACCATGCCTTACGTTAATTGGATGATGGTGGTAGGGGGCTTTCTTTCCCGTCGATTGGGATTGGTTCGCTTGGGAAGACCTTTGGTTATCTGGGGAACCCAGCAGGCTTTTGCCAATTTTGCCAACATGGTTGAAACCTTAAAAACCAAGCTGCGCTCGGGGCAGGTTATGGCACAGTGAGAATAATCTATTACTGCAGCACCGGCGTTCATTTGGCGGCGTTGATGGCGGCCATTCACCTGGGGCATATCCCGGCACAGGTCAAGATAAAACCCGAACAGGTTAACAGAATCGAGTGGTTTGACTTACGGCTGCCGGCGTCAAAAGCAGGTTCGCCCTTTTTTGTAGGACGTGATGAACAGGGACATGAAGTTTTTACTATGGCGGTAGGTAACGAAAGACTGCTGGCCCCCAAAACCATCCGTGGCTTTTTAAATTTATGCGGCATACCTGCCCACGACCTGTTGCTGGTTGATGCCCAAAAGTACGCCACTTTTGGGATTAAACTGGGAAGCTACCTGCAGCGTTTGGGACTACGGGCGCTTGGACGATCTATCCTGGTAAACGCTATTTGCCAAGTATACCCCAACTGTGTCCGGCAGGTGATGCGGGTAAAAGAGGAACTGGGGTCAGGTCCGGTTTAGACCTGGCCCTTGACTTGTTTCGACTAATGGTGGATAATGATGGAGAAATATTAAATGAGGTGGTTTTAAGTTGCCGAAA carries:
- a CDS encoding DUF3189 family protein, which codes for MRIIYYCSTGVHLAALMAAIHLGHIPAQVKIKPEQVNRIEWFDLRLPASKAGSPFFVGRDEQGHEVFTMAVGNERLLAPKTIRGFLNLCGIPAHDLLLVDAQKYATFGIKLGSYLQRLGLRALGRSILVNAICQVYPNCVRQVMRVKEELGSGPV